From a single Oncorhynchus nerka isolate Pitt River linkage group LG11, Oner_Uvic_2.0, whole genome shotgun sequence genomic region:
- the LOC115137398 gene encoding zinc finger protein with KRAB and SCAN domains 1-like isoform X2 encodes MSFVKRAGHNTWIDDQPITVDEGSGTSTQHVILIESADAEVAGPGGSSLVKQEKTEREDPPHSRETQTRAAPVATEDPALPRIRCSIGSVEHRTPSEINTETLTETHRLLHTGYDHRSDPERLGCPPAPGSEYSPVFHQSQRTVYSHGDVGDALDTGGDDLSCSYTTEMDASNISLGLETQTDLSRGDWNRYSRSVYSEGCQDKKVEVMVVDEVTVKVEGDVPPTWNADGHLGDGQSQGRDFLDYRERLETNPNVAIQSPLQSLRDRDPVSTSMEPSDSQGRVLFDQVLNSNDRARAQAQGATSGNGKEKRFLCMFCNKGFSCLQKVEMHQRVHTGVKPYSCTQCHMRFAQARDLKRHQRVHTGEKPYSCPQCEKRFSRQDNLKIHLKVHTGERQFACTQCGKKFTERSYLRIHQQKNHPNLLT; translated from the exons ATGAGCTTTGTGAAGCGAGCTGGACACAACACATGGATAGATGACCAACCAATCACTGTTGATGAGGggagtggaacctcaacccagcACGTTATCTTGATAGAG TCTGCAGATGCAGAGGTTGCAGGTCCTGGAGGATCGTCTCTGGTCAAGCAGGAGAAGACTGAAAGAGAGGACCCaccacacagcagagagacccaGACTAGAGCGGCCCCTGTAGCCACGGAGGACCCAGCGCTGCCCAGGATCCGATGCAGCATCGGGTCAGTGGAACACCGAACACCGTCAGAGATCAACACTGAGACTTTAACTGAAACACACAGGCTCTTACACACAGGATATGACCACAGATCAgacccagagagactgggctgtccTCCTGCTCCCGGCTCAGAGTACTCACCGGTATTTCACCAGAGCCAGAGGACAGTTTATTCCCATGGAGATGTTGGTGACGCTCTAGACACTGGCGGTGATGATCTGTCTTGTTCTTACACTACAGAGATGGACGCTAGCAACATATCCTTGGGCTTAGAGACACAGACCGATCTGTCTAGAGGGGACTGGAACCGGTACAGTAGGAGTGTATACTCTGAAGGGTGCCAGGACAAGAAAgtggaggttatggtggtagatgAGGTGACTGTGAAAGTGGAGGGTGACGTTCCTCCCACATGGAATGCAGATGGTCACCTAGGAGACGGACAGTCCCAGGGTAGAGATTTCTTAGATTACAGGGAACGCTTAGAGACCAATCCAAATGTTGCAATCCAATCCCCTTTACAATCGCTCAGGGATCGCGACCCAGTGTCCACGTCGATGGAGCCTTCCGATTCACAAGGCCGCGTCCTTTTCGATCAGGTATTGAACTCAAACGACAGAGCTAGAGCCCAGGCTCAGGGAGCCACATCAGGTAATGGTAAAGAGAAACggttcctctgcatgttctgtaaTAAAGGATTCAGCTGCCTCCAGAAGGTGGAGatgcaccagagggtccacacaggggtaaAACCCTACAGCTGTACCCAATGTCATATGCGCTTCGCCCAGGCTCGTGACCTcaagaggcaccagagggtccacacaggggagaaaccctacagctgcCCCCAGTGTGAAAAGAGGTTCTCCCGCCAGGACAATCTGAAGATACACCTGAAggtccacacaggagagaggcaGTTTGCTTGTACGCAATGCGGGAAGAAGTTCACAGAGAGGAGctacctcaggatacaccagcagaaaaaccATCCCAATCTATTAACATAG
- the LOC115137398 gene encoding zinc finger protein with KRAB and SCAN domains 3-like isoform X1, which yields MANCDGVVFHTQIASIMEVLANAAVAEICKLVDDEYAVFRLEISQSQKENRALQRKLQLLELKVARERVLASPSSVKILDRYRGLARGEGHLTGGHMSFVKRAGHNTWIDDQPITVDEGSGTSTQHVILIESADAEVAGPGGSSLVKQEKTEREDPPHSRETQTRAAPVATEDPALPRIRCSIGSVEHRTPSEINTETLTETHRLLHTGYDHRSDPERLGCPPAPGSEYSPVFHQSQRTVYSHGDVGDALDTGGDDLSCSYTTEMDASNISLGLETQTDLSRGDWNRYSRSVYSEGCQDKKVEVMVVDEVTVKVEGDVPPTWNADGHLGDGQSQGRDFLDYRERLETNPNVAIQSPLQSLRDRDPVSTSMEPSDSQGRVLFDQVLNSNDRARAQAQGATSGNGKEKRFLCMFCNKGFSCLQKVEMHQRVHTGVKPYSCTQCHMRFAQARDLKRHQRVHTGEKPYSCPQCEKRFSRQDNLKIHLKVHTGERQFACTQCGKKFTERSYLRIHQQKNHPNLLT from the exons ATGGCAAACTGTGACGGtgtggtttttcacactcaaatagcctccatcatggaggtgctagcgaatgcagccgttgcagagatctgtaaactcgtagacgacgaatatgcagtgtttcgtttggaaatatctcaaagccagaaagaaaacagggCATTGCAGAGGAAACTACAGCTACTTGAACTGAAGGTGGCACGGGAGCGCGTCCTCGCCAGTCCCAGTAGTGTCAAGATCCTCGACCGATACAGAGGACTGGCAAGAG GGGAAGGACATCTCACTGGAGGCCACATGAGCTTTGTGAAGCGAGCTGGACACAACACATGGATAGATGACCAACCAATCACTGTTGATGAGGggagtggaacctcaacccagcACGTTATCTTGATAGAG TCTGCAGATGCAGAGGTTGCAGGTCCTGGAGGATCGTCTCTGGTCAAGCAGGAGAAGACTGAAAGAGAGGACCCaccacacagcagagagacccaGACTAGAGCGGCCCCTGTAGCCACGGAGGACCCAGCGCTGCCCAGGATCCGATGCAGCATCGGGTCAGTGGAACACCGAACACCGTCAGAGATCAACACTGAGACTTTAACTGAAACACACAGGCTCTTACACACAGGATATGACCACAGATCAgacccagagagactgggctgtccTCCTGCTCCCGGCTCAGAGTACTCACCGGTATTTCACCAGAGCCAGAGGACAGTTTATTCCCATGGAGATGTTGGTGACGCTCTAGACACTGGCGGTGATGATCTGTCTTGTTCTTACACTACAGAGATGGACGCTAGCAACATATCCTTGGGCTTAGAGACACAGACCGATCTGTCTAGAGGGGACTGGAACCGGTACAGTAGGAGTGTATACTCTGAAGGGTGCCAGGACAAGAAAgtggaggttatggtggtagatgAGGTGACTGTGAAAGTGGAGGGTGACGTTCCTCCCACATGGAATGCAGATGGTCACCTAGGAGACGGACAGTCCCAGGGTAGAGATTTCTTAGATTACAGGGAACGCTTAGAGACCAATCCAAATGTTGCAATCCAATCCCCTTTACAATCGCTCAGGGATCGCGACCCAGTGTCCACGTCGATGGAGCCTTCCGATTCACAAGGCCGCGTCCTTTTCGATCAGGTATTGAACTCAAACGACAGAGCTAGAGCCCAGGCTCAGGGAGCCACATCAGGTAATGGTAAAGAGAAACggttcctctgcatgttctgtaaTAAAGGATTCAGCTGCCTCCAGAAGGTGGAGatgcaccagagggtccacacaggggtaaAACCCTACAGCTGTACCCAATGTCATATGCGCTTCGCCCAGGCTCGTGACCTcaagaggcaccagagggtccacacaggggagaaaccctacagctgcCCCCAGTGTGAAAAGAGGTTCTCCCGCCAGGACAATCTGAAGATACACCTGAAggtccacacaggagagaggcaGTTTGCTTGTACGCAATGCGGGAAGAAGTTCACAGAGAGGAGctacctcaggatacaccagcagaaaaaccATCCCAATCTATTAACATAG
- the LOC115137424 gene encoding protein glass-like, giving the protein MDNCMVFHTQIASVMEVLANAAVAELCKLVDDDYAVFRLEITQSQKENRVLRRKLLELKVARERAERTTRERVLASRVKIPDRNREMSRVTVSGEGRLTGGHRSFVKPARHNTWRDDQPITVEGSGTSTQHVIVIESADAEAAGPGVKQERSEGEKDPQHSRAIQTGAPPVSIEDPTSAPTSPRNRPSVREVSGTQNAVLKSETDTKTLNLTHRLLHTDSDHRSDPGRLGCPPAPGSEYLPVFHQSQRMVHCRGDDSIDTSGDDPSCSYTTEMDPGNMTLGLETRTDLSRGDWNRYSSSVYSEGCLAKKGEVIVIDEVKVEGVVPPTWIADSHLGNRHSQGRDFLYYRESLETHPNVETHSPTHTFRESDSVSTSMSPSDSQVLNSKDQRAKARGATSGNGKEKRFLCIFCKKGFSCSQNVEIHQRIHTGEKPYSCPQCHMCFAQSGSLKRHQRVHTGEKPYSCPQCEKRFSRQHLLKTHLKIHTGERP; this is encoded by the exons ATGGATAACTgtatggtttttcacactcaaatagcctccGTCATGGAGGTGCTAGCGAATGCAGCTGTAGCTGAGCtctgtaaactcgtagacgacgactatgcagtgtttcgtttggaaataacgcaaagccagaaagaaaacagggTTTTGCGAAGGAAACTACTGGAACTGAAGGTGGCAAGGGAGCGCGCAGAGAGGACAACGCGGGAGCGCGTCCTCGCCAGTCGTGTCAAGATCCCCGACCGAAACAGAGAAATGTCAAGAG TCACTGTCTCAGGTGAAGGACGTCTCACTGGAGGGCACAGGAGCTTTGTGAAGCCAGCGAGACACAATACATGGAGAGATGACCAACCAATCACTGTTGAGGggagtggaacctcaacccagcACGTTATCGTAATAGAG TCTGCAGATGCAGAGGCTGCAGGTCCTGGGGTCAAgcaggagaggtctgaaggagagaaggacccacagcacagcagagccatcCAGACTGGAGCGCCCCCTGTAAGCATAGAGGACCCCACCAGTGCCCCAACGTCTCCCAGGAACCGACCCAGCGTCAGGGAGGTCAGCGGAACGCAGAACGCCGTCCTCAAGTCAGAGACCGACACCAAGACTTTAAATTTAACACACAGGCTCTTACACACAGATTCTGACCACAGATCAGACCCAGGGAGACTGGGCTGTCCTCCTGCTCCCGGTTCAGAGTACTTACCGGTATTTCACCAGAGCCAGAGGATGGTTCATTGCCGTGGAGATGACTCGATAGACACTAGTGGCGATGATCCGTCTTGTTCTTACACTACAGAGATGGACCCTGGCAACATGACCTTGGGTTTAGAGACACGGACTGATCTGTCTAGAGGGGACTGGAAccggtatagtagtagtgtatacTCTGAAGGGTGCCTAGCTAAGAAAGGGGAGGTTATAGTGATAGATGAGGTGAAAGTGGAGGGTGTCGTTCCTCCCACATGGATTGCAGATAGTCACCTAGGAAACAGACACTCACAAGGCAGAGATTTCTTATATTACAGGGAAAGCTTAGAGACACATCCAAATGTTGAGACCCACTCCCCTACACACACATTCAGGGAATCCGACTCAGTGTCCACGTCGATGAGTCCTTCCGATTCACAGGTATTGAACTCAAAGGACCAAAGGGCCAAGGCTCGGGGAGCAACATCAGGCAACGGTAAAGAGAAACGGTTCCTCTGCATATTCTGTAAGAAAGGCTTCAGCTGCTCCCAGAAtgtggagatccaccagaggatccacacaggagagaaaccctacagctgcCCCCAGTGTCACATGTGCTTTGCTCAGTCTGGCAGCCTGAAGAGGCACCaaagggtccacacaggggagaaaccctacagctgcCCACAGTGCGAGAAGAGGTTCTCCCGCCAACACCTGCTGAAGACGCACCTGAAgatccacacaggagagaggccaTAG